One Coffea arabica cultivar ET-39 chromosome 5c, Coffea Arabica ET-39 HiFi, whole genome shotgun sequence DNA window includes the following coding sequences:
- the LOC113690216 gene encoding mitogen-activated protein kinase kinase kinase 18-like has product MNWTRGHTLGHGSTATVSAATCRHTGETFALKSTELSKSEFLQNEQKILSTLDSPFVVGYKGYDISMENNKLMFNLMLEYLPDGSIADAIHKRGGRLEESMISCYTRQIVEGLEYLHSSGIVHCDVKGRNILLDEDGAKIADFGCAKWAAPVPRITSREIKKVAVGGTPLFMAPEVARGEDQGLPADIWALGCTIIEMATGGSPWPNATNAASLMYEIGFSGELPEAPDFLSEQATDFLSKCLRRDPQERWTAKQLLNHQFLEGANPNSKQNQEHITSSPTSILDQDIWNSMEEPDNLSDGEIKESSLNSTPAQRLQFLASNSGYPSWNSGETWITIRSSKAVKREDEAMEICGSLTDVDSDGVKLESRNSGDQNSMNFLNQNVSSKSSCGKMILSRCTDDQTVVLSNLNIERVKKRPKLNQIGFL; this is encoded by the coding sequence ATGAACTGGACGAGAGGGCACACGTTAGGCCATGGCTCAACTGCCACAGTGTCGGCAGCCACCTGCCGCCACACCGGTGAAACATTTGCCCTGAAGTCCACGGAGCTATCGAAGTCTGAATTCCTGCAAAATGAGCAGAAAATTCTGTCTACTTTAGACAGTCCTTTCGTAGTTGGCTACAAGGGGTATGATATAAGTATGGAAAACAATAAGCTTATGTTCAATCTCATGTTGGAGTATTTGCCTGATGGATCAATAGCGGATGCAATTCACAAAAGAGGCGGTCGGCTCGAGGAATCCATGATCAGCTGTTACACAAGGCAAATCGTTGAAGGACTAGAATATTTGCATTCAAGTGGCATAGTGCATTGCGACGTTAAGGGGAGGAACATTTTGTTAGATGAAGATGGTGCTAAAATTGCTGATTTTGGATGTGCCAAGTGGGCTGCACCGGTGCCCAGAATCACTAGCCGGGAAATCAAGAAAGTGGCAGTAGGTGGCACTCCTCTGTTCATGGCCCCCGAAGTTGCCAGAGGGGAAGATCAAGGACTTCCGGCTGATATATGGGCTTTGGGATGCACAATTATTGAGATGGCCACAGGTGGTTCGCCTTGGCCTAATGCAACCAATGCAGCATCTCTGATGTATGAGATTGGATTTTCAGGGGAACTGCCTGAAGCTCCTGATTTTCTATCTGAACAAGCAACAGATTTTCTGAGCAAGTGCTTGAGAAGAGATCCGCAAGAGCGATGGACCGCTAAACAGCTTCTGAATCATCAGTTTCTTGAGGGGGCCAATCCCAATTCAAAGCAGAATCAGGAACATATTACCAGTTCTCCAACAAGTATTCTTGATCAAGATATCTGGAATTCAATGGAGGAACCAGACAATCTGAGCGAtggtgaaattaaagaaagttcATTGAATTCTACTCCAGCTCAAAGACTACAATTCTTGGCTTCAAATTCAGGGTATCCAAGCTGGAATTCTGGTGAAACTTGGATCACAATCAGAAGCAGTAAAGCTGTGAAAAGGGAAGATGAGGCCATGGAAATTTGTGGGTCATTGACAGATGTTGATTCTGATGGAGTGAAGCTGGAAAGCAGAAATTCTGGTGATCAGAATTCAATGAATTTCTTGAATCAAAATGTCTCTAGTAAAAGTAGCTGTGGTAAAATGATTCTCAGCAGATGTACAGATGATCAAACAGTTGTTCTTAGCAATCTCAATATTGAGAGAGTGAAAAAGAGGCCAAAGCTTAATCAAATTGGTTTTTTATGA